The Carassius auratus strain Wakin chromosome 11, ASM336829v1, whole genome shotgun sequence DNA window aaaaaaaacgaaaactctaaaattaaaacagtaaagcaaatttaaaattaacattttagttctcaTTCATGGTATCCAAAAATAGCAGTTAAGTGCACTTACTGTAGTTATACACTTAAGTACTAAAGAATCACTTCTAGTATATTACGTACTAAATTAGAGCATGAAAATAGAGCACTTTAAACACTTTAACCTCGATCTTGAAGTCAAAGCAATCTCAAGCTTGACTGGTTTATGATGAAATAAGACAGAAGCAGAGATCCAGCTCAAGACTCAGATTTATTATGGGATGTTCAAATGAgccccagaaaaaaaaacacatgatgaAGTCAGTAGAAAACGGTGTCTGGTTTACTGGTCCTTCAGCTCCCTCAGACGTTTGATGGCAGATTTGACCGTGACGGCTGACGTGGTGCTACAGGACAGAACAGCACACATTAGATGATCATTAATTAGACTGAGCTCTCGTTAATGAATCATTAGGTTCGGTCTTACTTGTACGTCCATGCGCCTCCAGCCACGGTCTTCATGCAGGAGCCACAGTGCCAGATCCCTACAGCCCTTCTCTTCATCTTCGTCTGGACAGAGACAAACATCTCAAGCTCACAGAAACACCACAACATCTCTGAACAGCTCTAACGCtcttaaagaagtctcttctgctcaacaagcctGCATTCATTTCAtccaaaacagtaaaattatgaaatatttttaccatttaaaataactgcttcctatgtgaatgtattttaaaatgtaatttatttatgcgATTCCatagctgaatttttagcatcattattccagtcacacgatccttcaggaatcattctaatgagctgatttgctcaaaaaaaacatgaattagcATTACGAAAAtcttcacttttaatcaatttaaagaaaccttgctaaataaaagtattaatttctatatacCGAGTCCAagcttttaatttgaaaaattgaCAAATGTGCCcagctgtgttcaacattgataatcagaaatgtttcttgagcagtaaatcatcatattattctgatttctgaagatcatgtgacactgaagactggaggaatgatgctgaaaatacagcggagcatcacagaaataaattacactttaacacagattcacacagaaaacagatgttttaaatggtaaaaatatttctgaattttgaCTGCATTTTGTTGTGTGTCTCACCTTGCCGCAGAAGGAGCAGGTGTATTTGGCGTGCTGGCTGATCTCGATCTTCTTCACCATCTTCCTCAGCGACGCTCCGTAACGTGTGCCATATTTACCCACAATCCCCACCTTCTTGGTGCGCTTGGCCTGAGCGGGAAAAACAATTCACATTTCAATAAATGTCAAGCTTTTCAAAATAGAATAATGAGCGGTTTCATTGAAGTTCCAGAATTAGCAAACACCATTTCTGACGAACgactgcttaatatatatatataaaatcacaaggAAAAGAGTCCGAGTTGTGAGACGGTCATAATTACTTTAATTCAATTaaagaaataagcttccatactaATAATGGAATTTTGATTTAATTGAGATGGtgtccaaattgtgagataaagctgcaatacttttttttattctgtgacaaAAACAACCGAAGTTAAAAATTCACAATTGcaagacaataaaataaaagcaaaacttGTTTCCTCTCAGTTGAGTTTCTCCAGTAGTTCAAACTTTTCTCAAAATGTTGACACTTTTTCCCTTAATTgtatttcacaattgtttagaTCTCATAACTCTGAAAACTAAAATAGGGGGATAAAGCCAAAACTGAGATTGTCAATGCTACAGAATCCTCTTCCAAAAACTTGCACAGATCTGATGTTGACAATATTAAATTCTGAAACATTATTAGCTCATTATCATGCATACTGCCAGCAGACTGTCTGTTATTTATGaatacttaatttaaatattaatgccATATTCTGCATGAGAATATTTTAAATCCCTGAAAGTTTGAGTAAAACTCAGTTGTtaaaaattactcaaactaaaaGTGTGCCTAAGTTTTTTTTAACGACTTTATAAACTGTGTGCAGCTGCTGCTAATCAATACACAACATTACTGAAGAACTAACACTGTGAATTATCCCGTCAGTCAGTTTACATGACACTAAAGTTAATAATTTATCTTTAAGACGAACACAGCTCGGAACAGATTAAAGGACGAGGTTTAAACACCAATGTCGAGATAAAACTCAGTTTTTCCATCCAATCACTAGACTCCGACAGCGATCATAATAAAGCCGTTTAAAGTCGTTCTGATCGCCTGTGTGAACACATTCAGCATCGATGGAGCTTTATTCACTCATCCGAACATCGACAGACGAGAAAAGTGCGCTATTTGAGCGAGATGAACAAGATGTTTGAAGATTCAGCTCTCAGGGAACAAACACTCACCATTTTGACAGAAGAGCTGCGGAGCCAAAAGAGACTGAgctactgcgcatgcgcgatttaCCAGCGCGGACACTGACGCATCATGGGATACCGGAGGACCAACTCTACATACATCAGAGCACAGAACACTCTTAtagtttgtaataataataataaatactataataatttcTTAACTTAACTGTATGCAcacatacttatatatatttattaatgtttgctGCTTCAGTACTAGAAttgtttcaaataataattttacgtAATCGTGCATATATAATACattgtttatattgtatattgttatattacaagtatgatttgtatttaaaataagttataagaatattatttattataaaaaaatagaattaattaaatgaatgaattagttaaatgaattaattaattaaaaaataaattatcatacacacacacacatttttagcattattgtgTTTATAATCTTCAAATAAATCACTTGTAATTGTATGCATGTTGGCTCTAAATTTATgctgtttcaaaaaaaaaaatactggttactaataataatattctaaaaaATTGTATGCATAAATAATTGCTGGTTACGCTTCGATTATTAATTATAGATTAATATATTATAGAATTACAGGTTTCTATACCATTTTCATTTGAGATTTTCTACGATATTTTacattatagtaaaataataataataataacttattattatcAGCTTTTATTA harbors:
- the LOC113111262 gene encoding 60S ribosomal protein L37a isoform X1 — encoded protein: MAKRTKKVGIVGKYGTRYGASLRKMVKKIEISQHAKYTCSFCGKTKMKRRAVGIWHCGSCMKTVAGGAWTYNTTSAVTVKSAIKRLRELKDQ